One Triticum dicoccoides isolate Atlit2015 ecotype Zavitan chromosome 4B, WEW_v2.0, whole genome shotgun sequence genomic window carries:
- the LOC119291835 gene encoding fasciclin-like arabinogalactan protein 8: MAGAQLRRVVAVLLLACCCSMAPAATARGMSAGIAHNITSFLSGHPEYKQYNRYLTETRVCDEINARAGVTVLVLGDGAMSTLVSDAGADLGAIKNALRLHALLDYWDVKKLKALPAGADTLTDTFYQAAGGAATSATGSVKMAKLDGGGFGFASAASPGDAYDATFAKALKQTQYDFAVLEVTAPIEFDGLFDGPSVANLTKLLEKAGCKRFAALIASTGVLKDYQAAMADEAGLTLFAPKDDAFLGKGAPDVDAMPRADLVALLRYHALPGYNPRPSLKLVKASARPFRTLASTAGGGKYNVSVVARGDDVSLDTGLRKSRVAETVLDDTPVCVLTVDRLLMPLELFAGAPAEAPSPTPAPAPSPADATPSSPPAPPPADAPSEAAADHVHKDVKASSASALSVGALAAAACSAVLASLL; the protein is encoded by the coding sequence atggcgggggcGCAGCTGCGGCGCGTGGTGGCCGTGCTCCTCCTGGCCTGCTGCTGCAGCATGgcgccggcggcgacggcgagggggATGTCGGCGGGGATCGCGCACAACATCACGTCCTTCCTCAGCGGCCACCCGGAGTACAAGCAGTACAACCGGTACCTGACGGAGACGCGGGTGTGCGACGAGATCAACGCGCGCGCGGGGGTCACGGTGCTGGTCCTCGGCGACGGCGCCATGTCCACGCTGGTGTCGGACGCCGGGGCCGACCTGGGCGCCATCAAGAACGCGCTCCGCCTGCACGCGCTGCTCGACTACTGGGACGTCAAGAAGCTCAAGGCCCTCCCCGCCGGCGCCGACACGCTCACCGACACCTTCTACCAGGCCGCGGGCGGCGCGGCCACCAGCGCCACGGGCAGCGTCAAGATGGCCAAGCTGGACGGCGGCGGCTTCGGCTTCGCGTCCGCGGCCAGCCCCGGCGACGCCTACGACGCCACCTTCGCCAAGGCGCTCAAGCAGACGCAGTACGACTTCGCGGTGCTGGAGGTCACGGCGCCCATCGAGTTCGACGGGCTCTTCGACGGGCCGTCCGTCGCCAACCTCACCAAGCTGCTGGAGAAGGCCGGCtgcaagcgcttcgcggcgctcatCGCCAGCACGGGCGTGCTCAAGGACTACCAGGCGGCGATGGCGGacgaggccgggctcaccctgtTCGCGCCCAAGGACGACGCGTTCCTGGGCAAGGGCGCGCCGGACGTGGACGCGATGCCCCGCGCCGACCTCGTCGCGCTCCTGCGGTACCACGCGCTGCCGGGGTACAACCCGAGGCCGTCGCTGAAGCTGGTGAAGGCGTCGGCCCGGCCGTTCCGCACGCTGGCGTCCACCGCCGGGGGCGGGAAGTACAACGTGTCGGTGGTGGCCCGCGGCGACGACGTGTCGCTCGACACCGGCCTCCGCAAGTCCCGCGTGGCGGAGACGGTCCTGGACGACACGCCCGTGTGCGTGCTCACGGTGGACCGCCTCCTGATGCCCCTGGAGCTCTTCGCCGGCGCGCCCGCGGAGGCCCCCTCGCCGACGCCCGCGCCGGCGCCGTCCCCCGCGGACGCGACGCCGAGctccccgccggcgccgccgccagccGACGCCCCGTcggaggccgccgcggaccacgttcacAAGGACGTCAAGGCGTCGTCTGCCTCCGCGCTGTCGGTCGGCGCGCTCGCCGCGGCCGCGTGCTCCGCCGTGCTCGCCTCTCTACTGTGA